One genomic window of Aquisalimonas sp. 2447 includes the following:
- a CDS encoding SapC family protein, whose amino-acid sequence MYQNVVALSSKTHAKKRFTPLRSYGFARNQGMVPVAARELSRLAARLPLAFVTRGETPEPRLVAMLGLDGQSNLLVGPDGRWLSDYVPAAVRRYPFILTQPSQADAPPAVAIDTEAGVLSDTEGEPLFTEDGEPTERLNQAKAILREFTTGVEATRRATEALAGAGLLEEWQPTVTVGEKRWRLNGLQSVSEQKLNALDDASFAELRREGALPLAYAQILSTAQLPALVRLANAHAQKAKKGQQSGGNTGKTNGAGSGGDVSFNFDA is encoded by the coding sequence ATGTATCAGAACGTCGTTGCTCTGTCATCGAAAACCCACGCCAAGAAGCGCTTCACTCCATTGCGCAGTTACGGCTTTGCGCGCAATCAGGGAATGGTCCCGGTCGCGGCCCGCGAGTTGTCCCGCCTGGCCGCACGGCTGCCTCTAGCATTCGTCACCCGAGGTGAGACCCCGGAACCACGCCTCGTCGCGATGCTGGGTCTGGATGGCCAATCCAACCTGTTGGTGGGTCCGGATGGCCGCTGGCTCAGCGATTACGTACCGGCTGCTGTTCGCCGCTATCCGTTCATTCTCACGCAACCATCCCAGGCGGACGCACCACCCGCTGTTGCCATCGACACCGAGGCGGGGGTGCTGTCGGACACCGAAGGCGAGCCGCTGTTTACCGAGGACGGTGAGCCGACCGAGCGGCTGAACCAGGCCAAGGCGATTCTCCGCGAGTTCACCACCGGTGTGGAGGCGACCCGTCGCGCGACTGAGGCGCTGGCAGGCGCGGGGCTACTCGAGGAGTGGCAACCGACGGTGACCGTGGGTGAGAAGCGCTGGCGGCTGAACGGCTTGCAATCGGTCAGTGAACAAAAGCTCAACGCCCTGGATGACGCAAGCTTTGCGGAATTGCGGCGTGAAGGGGCACTCCCTCTCGCCTACGCGCAGATTCTGTCCACGGCGCAGCTTCCTGCGCTGGTGCGCCTTGCCAATGCCCATGCGCAAAAAGCGAAGAAGGGGCAACAATCCGGCGGGAACACCGGAAAGACAAACGGCGCCGGCAGCGGCGGCGATGTCTCATTCAATTTCGACGCCTGA
- a CDS encoding type I secretion system permease/ATPase, whose amino-acid sequence MAKPQNKGSELRAAVRACSGTFWAAAFFSLFINLLMLVPPLYMLQIYDRVLASRSESTLVMLTAIVVVLMVVLGALEWIRSRVLVRASGRLDSLIGDRVFDALFRRGLITPGGADSQPVQDANTVRQFLTGSGLLAFFDSPWLPIYIAVIFLFHPLLGWVALGGALILLILALANNFMSRAALNQANAEQVAAQQTLTNQLRNAEAAAAMGMVHRLRQRWQERQERVIGFQSRASDQASPFYATSRAFRLLLQSLILGTGAYLAIHQLITPGIMIAATILLGRALAPMDSLIGNWRGIMGARQAFGRLEKLLAEHPAEERKLSLPAPKGRIDAEQLTVVPPGASEPAIRAVSFTIAPGETVGVIGPSAAGKSTLVRALLGVWPPRAGHARIDGADVADYNADELGPHIGYLPQDVELFEGTVAENIARFGDVDAQAVVEAAQAAGVHELVLHLGNGYDTYLGPGGATLSGGQRQRIGLARALYGNPAILVLDEPNSNLDDSGDAALTAALDQGHDAGRTQIVISHRHAVLARVHRLFVLKEGRLLAAGDRDEVLQRFARGASATATGTSG is encoded by the coding sequence ATGGCGAAACCACAAAACAAGGGCTCGGAGCTGCGCGCCGCCGTCCGGGCCTGTAGTGGCACCTTCTGGGCGGCCGCCTTCTTCAGCTTGTTCATTAACCTGCTGATGCTGGTGCCACCGCTTTACATGCTGCAGATCTACGACCGCGTACTCGCCAGCCGCAGCGAATCGACGCTGGTCATGCTGACGGCCATCGTGGTGGTGCTCATGGTGGTGCTTGGCGCCCTGGAGTGGATCCGCTCCAGAGTACTGGTGCGTGCCAGCGGCCGCCTGGATAGCCTGATCGGGGACCGTGTTTTCGATGCCCTGTTTCGCCGCGGGCTCATCACGCCGGGAGGTGCCGACAGCCAACCGGTGCAGGACGCCAACACCGTCCGTCAGTTCCTCACCGGCAGCGGGCTGCTTGCATTCTTCGACTCACCGTGGCTGCCCATCTACATTGCCGTCATTTTTCTGTTCCACCCGCTCCTGGGCTGGGTCGCCCTGGGCGGTGCGCTGATCCTTTTGATCCTGGCCCTGGCGAACAACTTCATGAGCCGCGCCGCGCTGAACCAGGCCAATGCCGAGCAGGTGGCCGCACAGCAAACGCTGACGAACCAACTGCGCAACGCCGAGGCGGCCGCGGCCATGGGGATGGTCCATCGCCTCCGCCAGCGCTGGCAGGAGCGACAGGAACGTGTCATCGGGTTCCAGTCGAGAGCCTCTGATCAAGCGAGCCCCTTCTATGCCACGAGCCGGGCGTTTCGGCTGCTGCTGCAGTCACTCATTCTCGGCACCGGCGCGTATCTCGCCATCCACCAGCTCATCACGCCCGGCATCATGATCGCCGCCACCATCCTCCTGGGCCGCGCACTTGCCCCCATGGACAGCCTGATCGGCAACTGGCGCGGCATCATGGGCGCCCGCCAGGCGTTCGGCCGACTCGAGAAGCTACTGGCGGAGCACCCGGCCGAGGAACGCAAACTCTCCCTGCCGGCGCCCAAGGGCAGGATCGACGCCGAACAGCTCACCGTCGTCCCGCCGGGGGCAAGCGAGCCGGCAATCCGGGCAGTGTCGTTCACCATCGCACCGGGTGAGACCGTGGGCGTCATCGGCCCCAGCGCTGCCGGCAAATCCACACTTGTGCGGGCATTGCTGGGTGTCTGGCCCCCACGTGCCGGCCACGCGCGCATCGACGGCGCTGATGTCGCGGACTACAACGCCGATGAGTTGGGTCCGCACATCGGTTATCTCCCCCAGGACGTTGAACTGTTCGAGGGCACCGTCGCGGAAAACATTGCCCGCTTCGGTGACGTGGATGCGCAGGCAGTGGTGGAGGCCGCGCAGGCCGCCGGGGTTCACGAACTCGTGTTGCACCTTGGTAACGGCTACGACACTTATCTGGGCCCCGGGGGCGCAACCCTGTCCGGCGGGCAGCGCCAGCGCATCGGCCTGGCACGTGCCCTCTATGGCAATCCGGCGATCCTGGTGCTCGACGAACCCAACTCCAATCTCGACGACAGCGGTGATGCCGCGCTGACCGCCGCGCTGGATCAAGGCCATGATGCTGGCCGCACGCAGATCGTCATCTCCCATCGCCACGCGGTTCTTGCGCGGGTCCATCGGCTGTTCGTTCTCAAGGAAGGCCGGCTGCTGGCAGCCGGAGACCGGGATGAGGTTTTACAGCGCTTCGCTCGCGGCGCCAGCGCAACGGCAACGGGTACCAGCGGATGA
- a CDS encoding HlyD family type I secretion periplasmic adaptor subunit — MTQNTTTTTTRSAPPVPRSDRSSRWIGFVIILVAFGAFGAWAVTAEMDGAAVAPGVVQVDSYRQAVEHLDGGLVERIRVRDGDSVEAGDVILELDATEVNAELETIRSQHASARAERIRLEAERDNRDSMAPLIPEPEDAGDQHFARALFAQKAIFNTRQDLFHGEIDLLEQRVQALETQIQGLETVADARRESRAYYAEELDELADLVEQRLTDRRRSRELQQLLVENRGDIAELEAEIDRLRVEITETELQITQRRSERQAEVADRLNEVEQQDHNLSEQRRALERRAARTTIRAPVDGVIVALDVHTEGAVIDAGSRIAEIVPKDDDLVVEARVRPEDIDRVRVGQIADVRLTAYSFRMTPVVEGDVIHLSADRLEDEATGEAYYLARVYIDQAQRQFALGDDPLLPGMPAEVMIRTGERTLMSYLLRPLTDAISRAFRES, encoded by the coding sequence ATGACCCAGAACACCACGACAACCACAACCCGCTCTGCACCACCGGTCCCACGCAGCGATCGGAGCTCCCGCTGGATCGGCTTCGTGATCATCCTCGTCGCCTTTGGTGCCTTCGGCGCCTGGGCCGTGACCGCGGAAATGGATGGCGCCGCAGTCGCACCCGGCGTTGTCCAGGTCGACTCCTACAGGCAGGCCGTGGAGCACCTTGACGGCGGCCTGGTGGAGCGTATCCGTGTGCGTGATGGTGACTCCGTGGAAGCGGGTGACGTCATCCTCGAACTCGACGCCACGGAGGTCAATGCGGAGCTGGAAACCATCCGATCGCAACATGCATCTGCCCGCGCCGAACGCATCCGTCTTGAAGCAGAGCGGGACAATCGCGACAGCATGGCCCCCCTCATACCGGAGCCTGAGGATGCGGGGGATCAACACTTCGCTCGGGCTCTGTTCGCGCAGAAAGCCATCTTCAATACACGTCAGGACTTGTTCCACGGAGAAATCGACCTGCTGGAACAACGCGTCCAGGCTTTGGAGACACAGATCCAGGGCCTGGAGACGGTCGCCGACGCCCGCCGTGAGAGCCGCGCCTACTACGCGGAAGAACTCGACGAACTCGCGGATCTCGTGGAACAGCGCCTCACCGACCGCCGGCGCAGCAGGGAACTCCAACAGCTCCTGGTGGAGAACCGGGGCGATATCGCGGAACTGGAGGCGGAAATCGATCGGCTCCGCGTGGAAATCACCGAAACCGAGCTTCAAATCACCCAACGGCGCAGTGAGCGCCAAGCCGAGGTGGCGGACCGACTGAACGAAGTCGAGCAACAGGACCACAACCTCTCCGAACAACGGCGCGCGCTTGAGCGTCGCGCCGCCCGTACCACGATACGCGCACCCGTGGATGGCGTGATTGTCGCGCTGGACGTCCATACGGAAGGCGCCGTGATCGACGCGGGCAGCCGTATCGCGGAGATCGTGCCGAAGGATGACGATCTCGTGGTTGAGGCCCGGGTGCGCCCGGAGGATATCGACCGCGTACGCGTCGGCCAGATCGCCGACGTCCGGCTCACCGCCTACAGCTTCCGCATGACCCCCGTGGTGGAAGGAGATGTTATTCATCTCTCCGCCGACCGCCTCGAGGACGAAGCCACCGGCGAGGCCTACTATCTCGCGCGGGTCTATATTGACCAGGCGCAGCGGCAGTTCGCACTTGGCGATGACCCCCTGCTTCCCGGCATGCCAGCGGAGGTCATGATCCGTACCGGTGAGCGCACGCTCATGTCCTACCTTCTGCGGCCACTGACCGACGCCATCAGCCGCGCATTCCGGGAATCATGA
- a CDS encoding glycosyltransferase, with translation MMRVLHVVRTFYPDSDGGMERAVDHICTATGRHGIDSHVFALSPHPRKEPFRHGDVTVHQRKRHIEVASCSISLNTLRYFRELVADMDVVHYHFPWPFADVLHLLTASGKPAVVTYHADVVRQRRLERLYRPVRRRFLASVDTVVATSPQYRRTSEVLRELHEERTRVIPLGLEEHRYPIPSASRVRVWKECVGEGFFFFVGVLRYYKGLHVLLDALRYTDQRVVIAGHGPVEKALKAQAAQLGLGNQVIFTGHLDDDEDKMALMRLCRGFVFPSHRRSEAFGISLIEAAMAKRPLITTELATGTSYVNKHEETGLVVRPADPQGLAHAMERLAREPKTAQRLGNGARARFETHLTADISLAQYARLYTSLLHPGHWNPETSNVSPTHQERVSNHERT, from the coding sequence ATGATGCGCGTACTGCACGTGGTCCGGACCTTTTATCCCGACTCCGACGGCGGCATGGAGCGGGCTGTGGACCATATCTGTACCGCAACCGGGCGCCATGGGATCGACAGCCACGTGTTCGCTCTCAGTCCACATCCGCGGAAGGAGCCCTTCCGCCATGGCGATGTGACCGTCCATCAACGCAAACGCCACATTGAGGTGGCTTCGTGCTCCATTTCCCTGAATACGCTTCGCTACTTTCGTGAACTCGTGGCAGACATGGACGTTGTCCACTACCACTTCCCCTGGCCTTTCGCGGACGTCTTGCACCTGCTGACTGCCTCCGGGAAGCCCGCCGTGGTCACCTATCACGCCGATGTCGTCCGCCAACGCCGGCTCGAGCGTCTGTACCGGCCCGTGCGACGGCGTTTTCTCGCATCAGTGGATACGGTGGTTGCAACTTCACCGCAGTACCGGCGAACGAGCGAGGTTCTCAGGGAACTCCACGAAGAGCGCACGCGGGTGATCCCTCTCGGCCTTGAGGAGCATCGCTACCCCATACCGTCGGCGTCACGCGTCCGCGTATGGAAAGAGTGTGTGGGGGAAGGTTTTTTCTTTTTTGTCGGCGTACTGCGCTACTACAAGGGGCTGCACGTTCTGCTGGACGCATTGCGGTATACAGATCAACGCGTTGTCATCGCCGGCCACGGCCCCGTGGAAAAGGCCCTGAAGGCACAGGCAGCGCAGCTCGGTCTCGGCAACCAGGTAATCTTCACAGGGCATCTGGATGACGACGAGGACAAAATGGCCCTCATGCGCCTTTGCCGGGGCTTCGTGTTCCCGTCACACCGGCGCTCGGAAGCCTTCGGCATCTCCCTGATCGAGGCCGCCATGGCGAAACGCCCACTGATCACCACCGAACTCGCGACGGGCACCTCGTATGTCAATAAGCACGAGGAAACAGGCCTGGTCGTCAGGCCTGCCGATCCACAAGGCCTGGCCCATGCCATGGAGCGTCTCGCGCGGGAACCGAAAACCGCCCAACGGCTGGGCAATGGGGCACGCGCGCGGTTTGAGACCCACCTGACGGCGGACATCTCCCTCGCCCAGTACGCCAGGCTCTATACATCCCTACTGCATCCGGGGCACTGGAATCCAGAAACGTCCAATGTGTCGCCGACACACCAAGAGCGGGTGTCCAACCACGAACGCACTTGA
- the istB gene encoding IS21-like element helper ATPase IstB: MLNEPTLEKLQALKLTGMREAFEDQLAQPATQELAFEERLALLLDREILARDNRRLTRLLKAARLRIPGACLEDVDYRHARGLQRPQMAQLGSCQWIHHKQNLLLTGPTGTGKTYLACALGNQACRQGLSTRYVRLPRLLEAIHIAHADGSYPRLMQQLARTDLLILDDWAIAPLTASQRQDLMELIEDRHGLRSTLIASQLPVEHWHDYLGEPTLADAILDRLLHNAHRLPMKGASMRQTTTTNKEEADQ, from the coding sequence ATGCTCAACGAACCGACTCTGGAGAAACTCCAGGCGCTGAAGCTCACTGGCATGCGTGAGGCCTTCGAAGACCAGCTCGCTCAACCGGCCACCCAGGAGCTCGCCTTCGAGGAACGCCTTGCGCTGCTGCTCGACCGCGAGATCCTCGCCCGCGACAACCGCCGGCTGACCCGGCTGCTCAAGGCCGCCCGGCTGCGTATCCCCGGCGCCTGCCTGGAGGACGTCGACTACCGCCACGCCCGCGGGCTGCAGCGCCCCCAGATGGCCCAGCTCGGCTCCTGCCAGTGGATCCACCACAAGCAGAACCTGCTGCTCACCGGCCCCACCGGCACCGGCAAAACCTACCTCGCCTGCGCGCTCGGCAACCAGGCCTGTCGCCAGGGCCTGTCCACGCGCTACGTCCGCCTACCGCGACTGCTCGAGGCCATCCACATCGCCCACGCCGACGGCTCCTACCCGCGGCTGATGCAGCAGCTCGCACGCACGGATCTGCTCATCCTTGACGACTGGGCCATCGCGCCGCTGACCGCCAGCCAGCGCCAGGACCTCATGGAGCTCATCGAGGACCGCCACGGCCTGCGCTCGACGCTGATCGCCAGCCAGCTCCCTGTGGAGCACTGGCACGACTACCTCGGCGAGCCCACGCTCGCCGACGCCATCCTCGACCGGCTGCTGCACAACGCCCACCGCCTGCCCATGAAGGGGGCGTCCATGCGCCAGACCACAACCACCAACAAGGAGGAGGCCGACCAATGA
- the istA gene encoding IS21 family transposase translates to MPAPRITMRQLSEILRLKHQAGLSHARIAAVLDLSKGVVNKYVSLARAKGVGWPLPEGMDEAALERLLFPAPVLPGRGAEPDHNTIHQELKRKEVTLQLLWAEYAAAHGAGALRYSQFCERYRRWRALQRRSMRQQHRAGEKLFIDYCGPTVPVIDPGTGEIHPAAIFVAVWGASSYTYAEATRTQSLPDWIASHQRALTYFGGCPMLLVPDNLKAAVTRASRYTPEVNDTYMEMARHYGMAVLPARPYKPRDKAKVEVAVQVVERWILARLRHHTFHSLAALNAAIKDLLVELNERRLQRQPHSRRELFERLDRPAMQPLPAEPYVYAEWKYVKPGIDYHVDIDRRLYSVPHALVGHRLEARITATTVEIFHKSQRVAAHARHGPGAHSTLAEHMPAAHRKHQQWTPGRFLNWAQAIGPATLHVVRAQLEGRPHPEHGYRACLGLLNLGRHYGNARLEAACARGRAIGSPSYRSIKSILKSGLDRARAGVEPSAETQALPLHANVRGPGYYH, encoded by the coding sequence ATGCCGGCACCGAGGATTACCATGCGACAACTCAGCGAGATTCTGCGTCTCAAACACCAGGCCGGACTCAGCCACGCCCGCATCGCCGCCGTCCTGGATCTCTCCAAGGGCGTGGTCAACAAGTACGTCAGCCTCGCCCGTGCCAAGGGCGTGGGCTGGCCCCTGCCCGAGGGCATGGACGAGGCCGCGCTGGAGCGGCTGCTGTTCCCCGCCCCAGTGCTGCCCGGGCGGGGGGCGGAGCCGGACCACAACACCATCCATCAGGAGCTCAAGCGCAAGGAGGTGACGCTGCAGTTGCTCTGGGCGGAGTACGCGGCCGCCCACGGGGCGGGGGCGCTTCGCTACAGCCAGTTCTGCGAGCGCTACCGGCGCTGGCGCGCCCTGCAGCGGCGGTCCATGCGCCAGCAGCACCGGGCCGGGGAGAAGCTGTTCATCGACTACTGCGGCCCCACGGTCCCAGTGATCGACCCGGGCACCGGCGAGATCCACCCCGCGGCGATCTTCGTCGCCGTGTGGGGTGCGTCGAGCTACACCTATGCCGAGGCCACACGCACCCAGTCGCTGCCCGACTGGATCGCCTCCCATCAGCGGGCGCTCACGTACTTCGGGGGCTGTCCCATGCTGCTGGTCCCCGACAACCTCAAAGCCGCCGTCACCCGGGCCTCGCGTTACACCCCGGAGGTCAACGACACCTATATGGAGATGGCCCGGCACTACGGGATGGCGGTGCTGCCGGCACGGCCCTACAAGCCCCGGGACAAGGCCAAGGTCGAGGTGGCCGTGCAGGTGGTCGAGCGCTGGATCCTGGCGCGGCTGCGCCACCACACGTTCCACTCCCTGGCCGCGCTCAACGCCGCCATCAAGGATCTGCTCGTCGAACTCAACGAACGCCGCCTCCAGCGCCAGCCCCACAGCCGCCGGGAGCTGTTCGAGCGCCTCGACCGCCCCGCCATGCAGCCCCTGCCCGCCGAGCCCTACGTCTACGCCGAGTGGAAGTACGTCAAGCCCGGCATCGACTACCACGTCGACATCGACCGCCGACTGTACTCCGTCCCCCACGCCCTGGTCGGTCACCGCCTGGAGGCGCGGATCACCGCCACCACCGTGGAGATCTTCCACAAGAGTCAGCGCGTCGCCGCCCATGCCCGCCATGGCCCCGGCGCCCACAGCACCCTGGCCGAGCACATGCCCGCCGCCCACCGCAAGCACCAGCAGTGGACCCCGGGGCGGTTCCTCAACTGGGCGCAGGCCATCGGCCCGGCAACACTGCACGTCGTCCGCGCCCAGCTCGAGGGCCGCCCCCATCCCGAGCACGGCTACCGCGCCTGCCTCGGGCTGCTCAACCTCGGCCGCCACTACGGCAACGCCCGCCTGGAGGCCGCCTGTGCCCGCGGGCGGGCCATCGGCTCGCCAAGCTACCGCAGCATCAAGTCGATCCTCAAAAGCGGCCTCGATCGCGCTCGCGCTGGCGTGGAGCCGAGCGCCGAGACCCAGGCTCTGCCGCTGCACGCCAACGTCCGCGGCCCCGGCTACTACCACTGA
- a CDS encoding trypsin-like peptidase domain-containing protein yields the protein MTKETQMFNNLLALIAEWDEDLYNIQYQDIEESGDALSIMGTSLSASIAISGRTAISMDHETLITVGYQTVLGRSTEAIDEAGWDYWQAQLDNGDIGRSEFFTALSAGAYNDDFEGERAALNADDREHIEARAEVIDANAGDRNDAAGVVEALTNEGLTSPSPDQVPTNLPSFVRSAPEELKLDSLDVTAGAMENGITVQAHVGDPGDVEDVTFTLEQGETTTEQTFVLSDEAGYQVAWAEFDDLSEYEPGSLEITLSGGSGEQSASVSEEFAMYRMQPGYEYLAEQGWLDLQSADTQTSPYDMIGQLVLDFEGTSDLGIGTGFMISPQHVMTSAHVVSDESHTADFDALNAIDFYPGKDGELVNEGESIEVVEAVTQTADWSDGSPDGDMAILTLDTPVDHGEHFDWFWNGADAGGERDLTGTEVAWSGYPSDPRYFEQGEEQRGDGSFETFHQWTAEGEIVEYLQGNDEHGGESGALHLGEGMAGFGGASGSPVFIEQNDGSHAFVGIYSGRADEGEALASTLDATAFDWALSVIEDDIDLEELGLDYVDAPPEDMGPSWEAATQDSGAVVLQGMATDTTEDGLIMA from the coding sequence ATGACAAAAGAAACGCAGATGTTCAACAACCTGCTGGCGCTCATCGCCGAGTGGGACGAGGATCTCTACAACATCCAGTATCAGGATATCGAAGAGTCCGGCGACGCCCTGTCAATAATGGGAACCAGCCTCTCGGCGAGCATTGCCATCAGCGGTCGTACGGCAATTTCCATGGACCACGAGACCCTCATCACCGTGGGATATCAAACCGTCCTCGGGCGCTCTACGGAGGCGATCGACGAGGCCGGTTGGGACTACTGGCAGGCCCAACTCGACAATGGCGACATCGGGCGCTCGGAGTTCTTCACCGCTCTGAGCGCCGGTGCGTACAACGACGACTTCGAGGGCGAGCGCGCCGCGCTCAATGCGGATGACCGGGAACACATTGAGGCGCGGGCGGAGGTCATCGATGCTAACGCCGGCGATCGCAACGACGCTGCAGGGGTCGTGGAGGCATTGACAAACGAGGGGCTCACGAGCCCTTCGCCCGACCAGGTCCCGACAAACCTGCCCTCGTTCGTGCGTTCCGCACCCGAGGAACTCAAGCTGGACAGCCTGGACGTCACCGCCGGAGCCATGGAGAACGGCATCACCGTCCAGGCGCACGTCGGTGATCCGGGCGATGTCGAGGATGTGACGTTCACGCTGGAGCAGGGTGAAACCACCACGGAGCAGACGTTCGTGCTCAGTGATGAGGCCGGTTACCAGGTCGCCTGGGCGGAGTTTGATGATCTCAGCGAATACGAGCCGGGGAGCCTGGAGATCACACTCAGCGGGGGCAGTGGCGAGCAGTCGGCCTCTGTTTCGGAAGAATTCGCCATGTACCGCATGCAGCCCGGTTACGAATACCTGGCAGAGCAAGGGTGGCTGGACTTGCAATCAGCCGACACCCAGACCTCGCCATACGACATGATCGGCCAACTGGTTCTGGACTTCGAGGGCACCAGCGACCTGGGCATAGGCACCGGCTTCATGATCAGCCCGCAGCACGTCATGACCAGCGCCCACGTGGTGTCCGATGAATCCCACACGGCGGACTTTGATGCGCTCAACGCCATCGACTTCTACCCCGGGAAAGACGGCGAGCTGGTCAACGAGGGCGAATCCATTGAAGTCGTGGAGGCCGTGACACAAACGGCAGATTGGTCCGACGGCTCCCCGGACGGGGACATGGCCATTCTCACCCTTGATACGCCGGTGGACCATGGCGAGCATTTCGATTGGTTCTGGAACGGCGCGGACGCCGGGGGTGAACGCGACCTTACCGGCACCGAGGTGGCCTGGAGTGGCTATCCGTCAGACCCACGGTACTTCGAGCAAGGAGAAGAACAGAGGGGGGACGGATCCTTCGAGACCTTCCACCAATGGACCGCGGAAGGCGAAATCGTCGAGTACCTCCAGGGCAACGACGAACACGGCGGCGAGAGCGGTGCCCTGCATCTCGGCGAAGGCATGGCCGGCTTCGGCGGCGCCAGCGGCTCGCCAGTGTTCATCGAGCAGAACGACGGCAGCCACGCGTTCGTCGGCATTTACTCGGGGCGTGCCGATGAAGGGGAGGCGCTGGCCAGCACCCTCGATGCTACTGCCTTCGACTGGGCACTCAGCGTCATCGAAGACGACATCGATCTAGAGGAACTCGGCCTGGACTACGTCGACGCCCCGCCGGAAGACATGGGCCCAAGCTGGGAAGCCGCCACGCAGGACAGCGGCGCAGTCGTCCTCCAGGGAATGGCCACGGATACCACGGAGGACGGGCTCATCATGGCGTGA
- the istA gene encoding IS21 family transposase — MIHKIKGLYDDGRGLSIRAISQELGMSRNTVRKYLRMDEQTVCALQSDRSRTKRLDLQRDYIAYLLDRYPRLTAVKIARKLREKLGDLDVSERSLRRYVQQMKRTVATAQQRYYEPVLDLVPGVQCQVDPGELRGVVIGGEGRTVYFVVFVLAYSRLMHVGVSLRPIDTTTFMHMHDEAFRAFGGVPEECVYDQTKMVVISEQFRELTLNERFHTYATAAGVRIHACEGYDPESKGKVEAGVKYVKGDGLYGETFADEQALRGHLQHWLDTVANERCHGTTGRAPRELFEAEERAHLRAYLTPRCLTAVDPAATVRKVDKTGLIAWRANKYSVPMRYQQGRVGVVDDGSTLHVMDLETGEVVATHGLCAGKGETVRNTHHYRDHAQRVADLEASIQTRLGSALGEQLCGQLKATDPRIYKDQLRGVRELLRRYPQADAGLLAELADRPGTSASTVKHYLEASERADARGRDDTAGTAAASRLPDTGLEAYARLGRPSGHQEVTHEPA; from the coding sequence GTGATACACAAGATCAAGGGGCTCTACGACGACGGCCGCGGGCTGTCCATCCGGGCGATCAGCCAGGAGCTGGGCATGTCGCGGAACACGGTGCGCAAGTACCTGCGCATGGACGAACAGACGGTGTGCGCGCTGCAGTCGGATCGCTCGCGCACCAAGCGGCTGGATCTCCAGCGCGACTACATCGCCTATCTGCTGGATCGCTATCCGCGGCTCACGGCGGTGAAGATCGCCCGCAAGCTGCGGGAGAAGCTCGGTGACCTGGACGTCTCCGAGCGCAGTCTGCGCCGGTATGTCCAGCAGATGAAGCGCACGGTGGCCACGGCGCAGCAGCGCTACTATGAGCCGGTTTTGGATCTGGTGCCGGGCGTGCAGTGCCAGGTCGACCCCGGCGAGCTGCGCGGGGTGGTCATCGGCGGCGAGGGGCGCACGGTCTACTTCGTGGTCTTCGTGCTCGCCTATTCACGGCTGATGCACGTGGGGGTGTCGCTGCGACCCATCGACACGACGACGTTCATGCACATGCACGACGAGGCCTTCCGCGCCTTCGGCGGTGTGCCCGAGGAGTGCGTGTACGACCAGACGAAGATGGTGGTCATCAGCGAGCAGTTCCGGGAGCTCACCCTCAACGAGCGCTTCCATACCTACGCCACCGCCGCCGGTGTGCGCATCCACGCCTGCGAGGGCTATGACCCGGAGAGCAAGGGTAAGGTCGAGGCGGGGGTGAAATACGTTAAGGGCGACGGGCTCTACGGCGAGACCTTTGCCGATGAGCAGGCACTGCGCGGCCACCTGCAACACTGGCTCGACACGGTGGCCAACGAGCGCTGCCACGGCACCACCGGTCGGGCGCCACGGGAGCTGTTCGAGGCCGAGGAGCGGGCCCATCTGCGTGCCTATCTCACGCCCCGGTGTCTCACCGCCGTCGACCCGGCGGCCACGGTCCGCAAGGTCGACAAGACGGGGCTGATCGCCTGGCGGGCGAACAAGTACTCCGTGCCCATGCGCTACCAGCAGGGCCGCGTCGGGGTCGTTGATGACGGCAGCACGCTGCACGTCATGGATCTGGAGACCGGCGAAGTGGTCGCCACCCATGGACTGTGCGCCGGCAAGGGCGAGACGGTGCGCAACACCCACCACTACCGCGACCACGCGCAGCGCGTGGCGGATCTGGAGGCGAGCATCCAGACCCGTCTGGGCAGCGCCCTGGGGGAGCAACTCTGTGGCCAGCTCAAGGCCACCGACCCGCGGATCTACAAGGACCAACTGCGTGGCGTCCGGGAGCTGCTGCGCCGCTATCCGCAGGCCGACGCCGGGCTACTCGCGGAACTCGCCGACCGCCCCGGCACCAGCGCCAGCACCGTCAAGCACTACCTCGAGGCCAGCGAGCGCGCCGATGCCCGCGGACGGGACGATACCGCCGGGACCGCAGCCGCCTCGCGGCTGCCCGACACGGGGCTGGAGGCGTACGCCCGCCTTGGCCGCCCCAGCGGCCACCAGGAGGTGACCCATGAGCCGGCTTGA